The Streptomyces lienomycini sequence GCTCGGCGAGGTCCGGCGCCACGTGGGACACGTAGCCGTGGATGGTCTGCCAGGCGTCGTCGCCGCTGACGACGACCTTGGAGAAGTCCTCGTTGAAGATGTCGCGCACGACCCGGACGGTCATGTCCGGCTCGCCGTACAGCAGCGTGGGCGCGCTGGAGCTGCCGCCCTTGGCCTTCTTCTGGATGTCCTCCCACTGCGCCTGGAGCCGCTCGACGTCGCGGCGCAGCTCGTCCTCGCTGGCGCCCTCGGCGGCGGTGCGCACGATGACGCCCGCGTCCTCGGGGACGATCTTCTTGAGGATGCTCTTCAGCCGGGACCGCTCGGTGTCGGGCAGCTTGCGGCTGATGCCGGTCATCGAGCCCTCGGGCACGTAGACCAGGTAGCGGCCGGGCAGCGAGACCTGGCTGGTCAGGCGGGCGCCCTTGTGGCCGATCGGGTCCTTGGTGACCTGCACGAGGACCGACTGGCCGGACTTGAGGGCGGCCTCGATGCGACGCGGGCCGCCCGCCATGCCCAGCGCCTCGAAGTTGACCTCACCGGCGTACAGGACGGCGTTGCGGCCCTTGCCGATGTCGATGAAGGCGGCCTCCATCGACGGCAGCACGTTCTGCACCTTGCCGAGGTAGACGTTGCCGACGTACGAGGTGGCCTGCTCCTTGTTGACGTAGTGCTCGACGAGCACCCCGTCCTCCAGGACTCCGATCTGGGTGCGCTCGCCGTACTGGCGGACGACCATGACGCGCTCGACGGCCTCGCGGCGGGCCAGGAACTCGGCCTCGGTGATGATCGGCACACGCCGGCGGCCCTGCTCGCGGCCCTCGCGGCGGCGCTGCTTCTTGGCCTCCAGACGGGTCGAGCCCTTGATGGACTGCACCTCGTCGGACGGCTCGCCCTTCTCCCGCGCGGGTCGCGGCTCGCGCACCTTGACGACGGTGCGCTCGGGGTCGTCGGCGGAGGCGTCGGGGTCGCCCGAACCGTCCCCGGCCCGGCGGCGACGGCGACGGCGGCGACGGCTGCTGCTGGAGCCCCCGCCCTCGCCGGAGGCCGCCTCGCTCTCCTCGTCGTCGTCCTCCTCCGCCTGCTCGGCGGAGTCCGCGGTGTCCTGATCGGCCCGGTCGGCCGGCTCGTCGGTGTGCTCGGCCTCGCCGTCCGCCAGGTCGCCGTCGGCGGAGTCGCCCCGGCGGCGGCGACGGCCGCCCCGGCGACGGCGGCGGCGCGAGCCGGACTCCTCGAAGCCGTCGGCGTCGTCGTGGTCCTCGCCGGACCCGTCGGTGTCGGCCTCGGAGTCGGTGTCGGTGTCGGTCTCCGGCTCGTCCCGGGTGACCGCGGCCGTAGCCCGTTCCTCGGCGGCCTCCTCGGCCGCCGCGCCCCGGCGCTTGCGGCGTCGGCGCGAACCGGCGGACTGCTCCTCCGGGGACTCCGCGCTCTCCCCGGCGGGCTCGGCCTGCTTGGCCGGCTTCGCGGACTCGGTACCGGCCGCCTCGGCGGCGGCCTCGGCGGCGGCACGCTCGGGCGTCTGGAACTGGGGCTCGGCGAACACGGGCGCCTGGAACACGGCGACGGAGGGGCGCGAGGGGCGCTTGGGGGAATCCCCCTCGTCGGACCCCGCGGCGGTCTGCGGCGGGGCGGCGAACCCGGAGGCGGCCTTCCGGGTGGACCGGCGGCGCGCACGACGCGGAGCGGCGTCCTCGGCCGGCTCGGCGGTCTTCGCGGCTTCCTCGGTCGTCTTCGCGGCCTCGGTGCTCTTCGCGGCCTCGGTGCTCTTCGCGGCCTCGGGGGCTTCGGCGGCCTCGGGCTCGGTGGCGGGCGCGGGCTCGCTCGGGGCGGTCACCCGGCGCGTGGCGCGACGGCGGCCGCGGCCCTTGGGCGCGGCGTCCTCGGTCTCGGCCTCGGCGGGCGCGGCGGCGGGCTCCTGGGCCACGGCGGCGGGCTCGGCGTCCGACGCCGCCGCGGTGGCGGAGGCGGCGGACGGCTCGGTGGCCGTGGTCACGCTGCGGGTGGCGCGACGGCGGGTACGGCCCTTGGGCGCGGCGTCCTCGGTGGTCTCACCGGCCGCGGAGGCCGGCTCGGGCGCGACGGCCCGCGACGGTGCCGGGGTCTCGGCGACGGGCGACGCGGGGACGACGGTCTCGGCCGTCTCCGCCGACGTCGGGGCTCCGGCGGGCGCGGAGGCGCGGCGTACCGCACGGCGGCGCGGCCGGGCGGCGGGGGCGGGCTCCGGAGCCGCCTCGGGGGCCTCGGCCACCTGGGCGGTGGTCTCTTCGGCCTCCGCCTCGTCCGCCTCGTCGGTCACGGGCGCGACGGTCTCCGCCGCCGCCTGCGGCGCACCGGACGGCGGGCCCGCCGGGCGGGACGCGGCCCTGCGCCGACGGCGCGGCGGCAGGGTGTCGCTGGGGGTGTTCGATCCGGAGTTCGTCGAGGTGGTCGACGACTCGGTGGGTTCGGTCGGTTCGAGCATGCGGGGGTTTCTCCCGTCAGGCTCCCGGGCGCCGCGCCTGGTCCGGCATCGACATGTCGACCGCCGGTGACGTCCGCGGCTCGCGCGATGCGCGGTCGCCGCCGTCCGGGGCGCGGGCGCCGCTCGGAAGCTCATCCGTGTCTTGTCTCGCCGGTTCCGTACCCCTTGTCGTGCACGGCCTGGCGAAAGTCTTGTGGTCGGTGCGCTGCCCGACCCAGGTGGCTCCCGAGTTCGAGGGCGGCGCTACGACGTCCGTCCCTACGCGGAACCTTCCTTACGCCGGCGCCTTCGCGGCGGCGGGAGCGGCGGCCGGTTGCGGCTCGGGCGCTTCTGCCTCGCGGTCGGGCGCGAGCGGGTCGGTCACCGCACCGGTCTCTTCATCGAACAGCCCCTGCGCCAGCCTGGTCACCGCTGCGGGGACCGGCGGCGCCAGGTCGGCCACGGCGCGAAGACCGGACAGGACGTCGTCGGGTCGTACGGCAGGCGTCACGTGCCGAACAACCAGCCGCAGTATCGCACAGGGCCGGTCGGTCGGCCTATCAGCCGGTGCACCGTGCGTGGTGAGGGTCTCCAGGTGCGCGACGGCGGAGCGGGTGTCGAAGGTGCGGACACCGTTCTTGGTGCGGCGCTGCACCTCCACCACGGGGGCCGCGTCGAAGGCCGCGACGGCGGCCTCGGCCACCGCGGGCTCCACCCCGTCCAGCCGCAGCTCCCAGACGGAGGCCGTCAGCCGGTCGGCGAGCCCGGAGGTACGGGCCTCGACCGCGTCGACGACGTCGAGCCCGGCGGGCAGCGACGCGTCGAGGAGCAGCCGCAGCCGCTCCGGGTCCCGGGGCTGGGTGAGCGCGATCTCCAGGTACTCCGCCTCGCTGCCCGTGCCGGTGGGTGCGGCATTGGCGTAGGACACCTTCGGGTGCGGGGTGAACCCCGCCGAGTACGCCATCGGCACCTCGGCGCGGCGCAGCGCGCGCTCGAAGGCGCGCTGGAAGTCACGGTGGCTGGTGAACCGGAGGCGGCCGCGCTTGGTGTAGCGCAGTCGGATGCGCTGCACCGCGGGTACGGGCGGCGGGCCTTCGGGCTGTCGCTTGCCCAGGGGAACTTCTCCTTGTGTACGGCGGTCGGGACGGGGCACCGTCCTCGCCGCGGCGGGGGCAGTCGCGCCCCGGTCCTCTCCCCCAGGGTACGCGTTCCCGCCGCCGCGGGTTCCCGCCGGTACGCGAACCGCCACGACGGGACGCCTTGCGGCGTGACCGGCGTGGCGGTTCGTCCGGGGCGTGCGCGGGTCAGGTGAGGTCGCTCCGCGCCCAGGTCCAGCTTCCGGCGCCGTCCCCGCTGTCCCATACCTTCACGGGCCGGGTGAAGCCGGAACCCGTGCTGGTCAGCGTCCACAGACCGGTGCGGTTGCCGCTGCCGTCCGCCCGCGTGCCGTAGTCGTAGAGCATGCCGACGTCACTGCGGCCGTCGCCGTCGAAGTCACCCGTGACCGGCTTGGAGTTGCCCCAGGTCCAGCTGCCGCTGACCGCGCTGTCCCACACGCTCACCGGCTTGCCGAATCCGGCGCCCGTGCTCGTCAGGGTCCACAGCGTGGTGCGGTTGCCGCCGCCGTCCGTCCGGACACCGTTGTCGTACAGCACGCCGACGTCACCGCGGCCGTCGCCGTCGAAGTCGCCCGCGATCGGCGCGGAGCGGCTCCAGGTCCAGCTGCTCGCGCCGTCCCCGCTGTCCCAGACCTTCGCCGGCCGGGCGAAGCCGGAACCCGTGCTGGTCAGCGTCCACAGGCCCATCCGGTTGCCGCTGCCGTCCGCCCGCGTGCCGTAGTCGTACAGCACACCGACGTCACCGCGGCCGTCACCGTTGAAGTCACCCGCGACCGGCTTGGAGTTGCCCCACGTCCAGCTGCCGCTGACCGCGCTGTCCCACACCATGACCGGCTTGCCGAACCCGGAACCGGTACTCGTGAGCGTCCACAGCGTGGTGCGGTTGCCGCCGCCGTCCGTCCGGACACCGTTGTCGTACAGCACGCCGACGTCGTCGCGGCCGTCGCCGTCGAAGTCACCGGCGACCACCGCGGAGCGGCTCCAGGTCCAGCTGCCGCCGTCCTCGCTGTCCCAGACCTTCACCGGCTCGCCGAACCCGGAGCCGGTGTTGGTGAAGGTCCACAGCGCGGTGCGGTTGCCGCCGCCGTCAGTCCGGGTCCCGCCGTCGTAGAGCACGCCGACGTCGCTGCGGCCGTCGCCGTCGAAGTCACCGGCGAACGTCTTCGAGCGGGCGGCGTTCCAGCTCCCGAAGTCCTCGCTGTCCCACGTGCGCCGCGGCGCGGCGAAGCCGGACGCCCCGCTGGTCAGCGACCAGAGCGTGGTGTGGAAGCCGCCTCCCTCGAGGGCGCCGTTGTCGTAGAGCACACCGACGTCGCTGCGGCCGTCGCCGTCGAAGTCGGCCCTGGGGGTGGGCCGGGCGTTGGCGGTGATCCAGTCCCGGACGTCGTCGACGCGGGTGCTGATCGCGGCGGGGGCGGTGCCCGCGGGGGCCTCGTTGCCGAGGCAGCCGACCTGGTTGGAGCGGCTGC is a genomic window containing:
- a CDS encoding ribonuclease E/G, yielding MLEPTEPTESSTTSTNSGSNTPSDTLPPRRRRRAASRPAGPPSGAPQAAAETVAPVTDEADEAEAEETTAQVAEAPEAAPEPAPAARPRRRAVRRASAPAGAPTSAETAETVVPASPVAETPAPSRAVAPEPASAAGETTEDAAPKGRTRRRATRSVTTATEPSAASATAAASDAEPAAVAQEPAAAPAEAETEDAAPKGRGRRRATRRVTAPSEPAPATEPEAAEAPEAAKSTEAAKSTEAAKTTEEAAKTAEPAEDAAPRRARRRSTRKAASGFAAPPQTAAGSDEGDSPKRPSRPSVAVFQAPVFAEPQFQTPERAAAEAAAEAAGTESAKPAKQAEPAGESAESPEEQSAGSRRRRKRRGAAAEEAAEERATAAVTRDEPETDTDTDSEADTDGSGEDHDDADGFEESGSRRRRRRGGRRRRRGDSADGDLADGEAEHTDEPADRADQDTADSAEQAEEDDDEESEAASGEGGGSSSSRRRRRRRRRAGDGSGDPDASADDPERTVVKVREPRPAREKGEPSDEVQSIKGSTRLEAKKQRRREGREQGRRRVPIITEAEFLARREAVERVMVVRQYGERTQIGVLEDGVLVEHYVNKEQATSYVGNVYLGKVQNVLPSMEAAFIDIGKGRNAVLYAGEVNFEALGMAGGPRRIEAALKSGQSVLVQVTKDPIGHKGARLTSQVSLPGRYLVYVPEGSMTGISRKLPDTERSRLKSILKKIVPEDAGVIVRTAAEGASEDELRRDVERLQAQWEDIQKKAKGGSSSAPTLLYGEPDMTVRVVRDIFNEDFSKVVVSGDDAWQTIHGYVSHVAPDLAERLSKWTSEVDVFATYRIDEQLAKALDRKVWLPSGGSLVIDRTEAMIVVDVNTGKFTGQGGNLEETVTRNNLEAAEEIVRQLRLRDLGGIIVIDFIDMVLESNRDLVLRRLLECLGRDRTKHQVAEVTSLGLVQMTRKRVGQGLLESFSETCVHCNGRGVIVHLDQPSAAGGGGGGKRRKRARAGAEQPHEHETAGVETGPTAEQEADTESEAEVAAEAAEPVALPAPDFSADEELYSSAAEAEAAATRGRGRRRASRRASAPRGAPKGAKGEAARGGAPTAQDVTVSDEVERPVRREPAAEVLAEPAAVEDAVSGAPAPAAGEAAAPVTDEAAPKGRTRRRATRKVSAPAGSPTGAEAAVLTVPETTAAEQPEQAPEAPAVAEPAESAVPAAESAAPARPRRRAVRKPTTSTASEEAAVTVVPSAAAEDTAGQAATVDAPDAVDTPADAEEATPAKKAAARKTAKKATAKKAATKKTAATKTTAAKKATAKKAAKTTTAKKAAAKSTTAKSTAAKKATAKKTASKKTAAAAQQGPFSVTAATDEG
- a CDS encoding TIGR03936 family radical SAM-associated protein codes for the protein MQRIRLRYTKRGRLRFTSHRDFQRAFERALRRAEVPMAYSAGFTPHPKVSYANAAPTGTGSEAEYLEIALTQPRDPERLRLLLDASLPAGLDVVDAVEARTSGLADRLTASVWELRLDGVEPAVAEAAVAAFDAAPVVEVQRRTKNGVRTFDTRSAVAHLETLTTHGAPADRPTDRPCAILRLVVRHVTPAVRPDDVLSGLRAVADLAPPVPAAVTRLAQGLFDEETGAVTDPLAPDREAEAPEPQPAAAPAAAKAPA
- a CDS encoding trypsin-like serine protease; translated protein: MNARVKTVSPPRRLRRGGALRAAGVRAAALLGAAPLLFLAAAPTHAVVGQPAGEADYGFTARLLVGDHQRGCSGSLISPEWLLTAASCFVDDPAADSSVPAGPPPLKTVATVGGDQVRNVVELRPHGERDLVLARLAQPVPGVTPVPVAAAAPAAGQELTVVGHGRTASAWVPLDRHTGTFSVTAVGGGDVTLGGQDGASVCQGDAGGPAVRTVDGRPALVAVSSRSNQVGCLGNEAPAGTAPAAISTRVDDVRDWITANARPTPRADFDGDGRSDVGVLYDNGALEGGGFHTTLWSLTSGASGFAAPRRTWDSEDFGSWNAARSKTFAGDFDGDGRSDVGVLYDGGTRTDGGGNRTALWTFTNTGSGFGEPVKVWDSEDGGSWTWSRSAVVAGDFDGDGRDDVGVLYDNGVRTDGGGNRTTLWTLTSTGSGFGKPVMVWDSAVSGSWTWGNSKPVAGDFNGDGRGDVGVLYDYGTRADGSGNRMGLWTLTSTGSGFARPAKVWDSGDGASSWTWSRSAPIAGDFDGDGRGDVGVLYDNGVRTDGGGNRTTLWTLTSTGAGFGKPVSVWDSAVSGSWTWGNSKPVTGDFDGDGRSDVGMLYDYGTRADGSGNRTGLWTLTSTGSGFTRPVKVWDSGDGAGSWTWARSDLT